A window from Drosophila nasuta strain 15112-1781.00 chromosome 3, ASM2355853v1, whole genome shotgun sequence encodes these proteins:
- the LOC132789507 gene encoding YTH domain-containing protein 1, whose protein sequence is MRDMADLDAVHLGLDENEADIAEELQDFDSFDTRSEASKSRGGSMASDSEPSISSVSTAPSSIDGSRSSSKRLTKTKSSSSKAAKDATAKSTTAATTTSTTSAAAAGGGKSKSKKSSKRSASPSEVNGKKKKSSSSGSESKSKKQLEPDEKSSNSKSQDGEERDSSAKKSRSSSSSKKNTPTAAATAAGATGAGAKSDASDAEDEKPTHLPALESDSESSDSDSGTQHKRNGSARGKTTKATSSSKGSTPEKDGGASGNNTQKSYDYMTKLNYLFRDTRFFLIKSNNSDNVQLSKNKSVWATLPQNDANLNQAFKEARNVLLIFSVNESGKFAGFARMAAPSRRDIPQVAWVLPPSISPKALGGVIELDWICRKELSFNATLHLHNSWNEGKPVKIGRDGQEIEPKIGGELCRLFPEDENIELTPILRKSKETARVMREKGIHVIYKPPRSLSSRGHGGGGGGGRGNSQLGPMRHKRSYGHGAPHHHQRPYRHHHHHHHHGMGMGGMQGGGGGGGFKRSGSPYRQMAAGAAGGSAEMGMPSWERYMSTAAAAEAYVADYIRNMHGQLPPLPFVPPFGQLPMPTAAGAANALPPGAPASMYEQLPPPVRYYDGPGAPPLPDYPPPQPMRPPPPGFDKAPSYEDFAAWKNAGLPTVAAPPGFPGVYAANGGSSNATGNGGGGGGGGNGGGGGAVASISAGNRDNNNSSVGGRRRDYGGGGNRSGSSRQFRGDRGGGGGQRSYRDTRR, encoded by the exons ATGCGCGACATGGCCGATTTAGACGCAGTGCATCTCGGCCTCGATGAAAATGAGGCAGACATCGCCGAGGAGCTGCAAGACTTTGACTCCTTCGACACACGGAGCGAAGCCTCCAAATCCCGAGGCGGCTCCATGGCCTCCGACTCTGAGCCGAGTATTAGCTCGGTGAGCACAGCGCCATCCTCGATCGATGGCagtcgaagcagcagcaaacgtctgaccaaaaccaaatccagcagcagcaaggcAGCTAAGGATGCGACTGCCAAGTCCACAACTGCGGCGACCACAACTAGCACAACaagtgcagctgcagcaggtgGCGGTAAAAGTAAATCGAAGAAATCCTCCAAGCGTTCCGCTTCGCCCAGCGAGGTaaatggcaaaaagaaaaagtcaagcagcagtggcagcgaATCCAAGTCGAAGAAACAGCTGGAACCCGATGAAAAGTCGTCCAACTCAAAGTCACAGGATGGTGAAGAGCGCGACTCCAGTGCCAAAAAAtcgcgcagcagcagcagctccaagAAAAACACACCAacggcagctgccacagcagccGGCGCAACTGGAGCTGGCGCCAAAAGCGATGCCAGCGATGCGGAGGATGAGAAACCAACGCATCTGCCTGCCTTGGAGTCGGACAGTGAATCTTCGGACTCTGATTCGGGCACACAGCACAAACGCAATGGCAGCGCTCGGGGCAAGACAACCAAAGCCACCAGCAGCTCTAAGGGATCGACACCGGAGAAGGATGGAGGAGCAAGTGGCAATAATACGCAAAAGTCCTATGACTATATGACGAAACTGAACTATTTGTTCCGCGACACGCGCTTCTTTCTCATCAAGTCCAATAACTCCGACAATGTGCAGTTGTCAAAGAACAAGAGCGTGTGGGCAACATTGCCCCAGAATGATGCCAATCTGAATCAAGCCTTCAAGGAGGCGCGCAATGTGCTGCTCATCTTCTCGGTCAACGAGAGCG GCAAATTCGCTGGCTTTGCTCGCATGGCGGCGCCATCGCGTCGCGATATTCCCCAGGTGGCCTGGGTGCTGCCGCCCAGCATTTCACCCAAGGCCTTGGGTGGCGTCATCGAGCTGGATTGGATATGCCGCAAAGAGTTGTCGTTCAATGCGACGCTGCACCTGCACAACTCATGGAACGAGGGTAAACCGGTGAAGATTGGACGTGACGGTCAGGAGATTGAGCCGAAAATTGGCGGCGAACTGTGTCGCCTGTTTCCCGAGGACGAAAACATCGAGTTGACGCCCATCTTGCGCAAATCAAAGGAGACGGCACGCGTGATGCGTGAGAAGGGCATCCATGTGATTTACAAGCCGCCGCGGAGCCTCTCCAGTCGTGGGCATGGCGGTGGCGGAGGTGGTGGACGCGGCAACAGTCAGCTGGGACCGATGCGACACAAGCGGAGCTATGGCCACGGGGCaccacatcatcatcagcgaccgtatcgccatcatcatcatcaccatcatcatggCATGGGCATGGGCGGCATGCAgggtggcggtggcggcggcggcttcAAACGCAGCGGTTCACCATATCGCCAGATGGCCGCCGGAGCTGCCGGCGGCTCTGCTGAGATGGGGATGCCATCGTGGGAGCGTTACATGTCGACGGCTGCAGCTGCGGAGGCCTATGTGGCTGACTACATACGCAACATGCACGGCCAGCTGCCGCCGTTGCCCTTTGTGCCGCCCTTCGGCCAATTGCCTATGCCCACAGCAGCCGGAGCGGCGAACGCATTGCCCCCCGGTGCACCAGCATCGATGTACGAACAGTTGCCGCCACCGGTGCGCTACTACGATGGTCCGGGTGCACCGCCGTTGCCGGATTACCCGCCGCCACAGCCAATGCGACCACCGCCACCGGGTTTCGATAAGGCGCCCAGCTATGAGGACTTTGCGGCCTGGAAGAATGCGGGTTTGCCGACGGTGGCAGCACCACCGGGTTTCCCGGGAGTCTATGCCGCCaatggcggcagcagcaatgccACAGGCAATGGAGGCGGCGGTGGAGGCGGAGGAAATGGCGGCGGTGGTGGAGCTGTGGCGAGCATTAGTGCTGGCAATCGCGATAATAACAACAGCTCGGTGGGCGGTCGACGACGCGATTATGGTGGTGGCGGTAACCGCAGCGGATCTTCGCGACAGTTTCGTGGTGATCGCGGTGGTGGCGGAGGTCAACGCAGCTACCGGGACACCAGGCGTTAA
- the LOC132788033 gene encoding iduronate 2-sulfatase isoform X1: MSKLAALLLLCFFTGCWANASASSRYNVVMVIFDDLRPALGAYGDVLARTPNLDAFAQGSSIFTRAYSQQALCAPSRNSLLTGRRPDTLHLYDFYSYWRSFVGNFTTLPQYFKEHGYYTYSCGKVFHPGLSSNNTDDYPLSWSAPAFRPRTEQFMNSPVCPDRNGGVLRKNYLICPVHLQTQPYKTLPDIESVTEALRFIESRKRQRQPYFLALGFHKPHINFRFPRQFLGHFPLQQFYNYTTDTVKPPEMPDVAWNPYTDVRSRDDFKHTNISFPYGPISQLQAAQIRQAYYASVAYVDDLFGKLLARLDLERTVVVVLGDHGWSLGEHAEWAKYSNFEVALRVPLIIRSPEFPLTQPRRMHSITELIDVFPTLVDLAHLPPLPSCNSSSVAREQLTCGEGKSLYPQLQGLGLAEEHVALSQYPRPGMLPTKHPNSDKPKLRNIKIMGYSLRTDFYRYTLWVRFHAHNFSRDWHNIYGEELYDHRLDAGEELNLVSLTEFNAIRHRLRRQLIEAVG; this comes from the exons ATGTCCAAGTTAGCTGCTCTGTTGCTCCTCTGCTTCTTCACTGGCTGTTGGGCAAACGCTTCCGCTTCCAGTCGCTACAATGTGGTAATGGTGATCTTCGATGACCTGCGACCCGCTCTGGGTGCTTATGGCGATGTCTTGGCGCGCACGCCAAATCTGGACGCATTTGCCCAGGGTAGCAGCATATTTACACGCGCCTACAGTCAG CAGGCACTGTGCGCTCCAAGTCGTAATTCTTTGTTAACCGGACGCAGACCCGACACATTGCATCTTTATGATTTCTATAGTTATTGGCGCAGCTTCGTAGGGAACTTCACGACCTTGCCGCAGTATTTTAAAGAGCATGGCTACTACACCTATAGCTGTGGCAAGGTCTTTCATCCTGGACTGTCCTCGAACAACACCGATGACTATCCTTTGAGTTGGTCTGCACCCGCGTTTAGACCCCGCACCGAACAGTTCATGAACTCGCCCGTTTGTCCGGATCGTAATGGTGGCGTCCTGCGCAAGAATTATCTCATCTGTCCGGTGCACTTGCAAACACAGCCCTACAAGACGCTGCCCGACATTGAATCCGTCACGGAGGCGCTGCGTTTCATCGAGTCCCGCAAACGGCAACGTCAGCCTTATTTCCTCGCCTTGGGTTTTCACAAGCCGCACATTAATTTCCGCTTTCCTCGTCAGTTCCTCGGCCACTTTCCGCTGCAGCAGTTTTACAATTATACCACGGACACTGTGAAGCCACCAGAAATGCCGGATGTTGCCTGGAATCCGTATACCGATGTACGCTCTCGTGATGACTTCAAGCACACCAACATCTCTTTTCCCTATGGTCCCATTTCGCAGCTACAAGCGGCGCAAATACGTCAGGCCTACTACGCTTCGGTGGCCTATGTGGATGATCTCTTTGGCAAGTTGCTGGCGCGTCTGGATCTGGAACGCACTGTCGTTGTGGTGCTGGGTGATCATGGCTGGTCGCTGGGCGAGCACGCCGAGTGGGCCAAGTACAGCAACTTTGAGGTGGCTTTACGAGTGCCTCTGATCATTCGCAGTCCCGAGTTCCCGTTAACGCAACCAAGGCGAATGCACAGCATCACGGAGCTGATCGATGTATTTCCCACACTGGTGGACTTGGCTCACTTGCCGCCATTGcccagctgcaacagcagcagcgttgcCAGGGAGCAGCTCACCTGTGGCGAAGGCAAGAGCTTATATCCGCAGCTGCAGGGCTTGGGATTGG CCGAAGAGCATGTGGCCCTGAGTCAATATCCACGGCCAGGCATGCTGCCCACCAAGCATCCCAACAGCGATAAGCCAAAGCTGCGCAACATCAAAATCATGGGCTACAGTCTGCGCACTGATTTCTATCGCTACACGCTCTGGGTTCGTTTCCATGCGCACAACTTTAGTCGAG ACTGGCACAACATTTACGGCGAAGAGCTGTACGATCATCGTCTGGACGCTGGCGAGGAGCTTAATCTGGTCTCCCTCACCGAGTTCAATGCGATACGTCATCGTTTGCGACGCCAACTGATTGAGGCCGTTGGCTAA
- the LOC132789508 gene encoding membrane protein BRI3, whose translation MAANTKRENEPPSYEEVMSGSAPAYPTTGLIAGVHHGHPTAPPLNSSTYGAFETTPVSIVVQQAPPAEIIVIGGCPSCRIGYLEDTFSPLGICCAIFFFPVGILCCLAMREKRCGNCGATF comes from the exons ATGGCTGCAAacacaaagagagaaaacGAACCGCCGAGTTACGAAGAAGTCATGAGTGGAAGTGCTCCAGCCTATCCCA CTACTGGCCTCATTGCTGGTGTGCATCATGGTCATCCAACAGCGCCACCGCTAAATAGCTCCACATACGGCGCCTTCGAAACGACGCCAGTTAGCATTGTGGTGCAGCAGGCACCGCCAGCGGAGATCATTGTGATTGGCGGCTGTCCGTCGTGTCGGATTGGCTACTTGGAGGACACATTCTCGCCACTGGGAATATGCTGCGCCATCTTCTTCTTCCCCGTGGGCATTCTATGCTGCCTGGCGATGCGCGAGAAGCGTTGTGGCAACTGCGGTGCCACATTCTAA
- the LOC132788033 gene encoding iduronate 2-sulfatase isoform X2, whose product MSKLAALLLLCFFTGCWANASASSRYNVVMVIFDDLRPALGAYGDVLARTPNLDAFAQGSSIFTRAYSQQALCAPSRNSLLTGRRPDTLHLYDFYSYWRSFVGNFTTLPQYFKEHGYYTYSCGKVFHPGLSSNNTDDYPLSWSAPAFRPRTEQFMNSPVCPDRNGGVLRKNYLICPVHLQTQPYKTLPDIESVTEALRFIESRKRQRQPYFLALGFHKPHINFRFPRQFLGHFPLQQFYNYTTDTVKPPEMPDVAWNPYTDVRSRDDFKHTNISFPYGPISQLQAAQIRQAYYASVAYVDDLFGKLLARLDLERTVVVVLGDHGWSLGEHAEWAKYSNFEVALRVPLIIRSPEFPLTQPRRMHSITELIDVFPTLVDLAHLPPLPSCNSSSVAREQLTCGEGKSLYPQLQGLGLAEEHVALSQYPRPGMLPTKHPNSDKPKLRNIKIMGYSLRTDFYRYTLWVRFHAHNFSRVIPLLRVD is encoded by the exons ATGTCCAAGTTAGCTGCTCTGTTGCTCCTCTGCTTCTTCACTGGCTGTTGGGCAAACGCTTCCGCTTCCAGTCGCTACAATGTGGTAATGGTGATCTTCGATGACCTGCGACCCGCTCTGGGTGCTTATGGCGATGTCTTGGCGCGCACGCCAAATCTGGACGCATTTGCCCAGGGTAGCAGCATATTTACACGCGCCTACAGTCAG CAGGCACTGTGCGCTCCAAGTCGTAATTCTTTGTTAACCGGACGCAGACCCGACACATTGCATCTTTATGATTTCTATAGTTATTGGCGCAGCTTCGTAGGGAACTTCACGACCTTGCCGCAGTATTTTAAAGAGCATGGCTACTACACCTATAGCTGTGGCAAGGTCTTTCATCCTGGACTGTCCTCGAACAACACCGATGACTATCCTTTGAGTTGGTCTGCACCCGCGTTTAGACCCCGCACCGAACAGTTCATGAACTCGCCCGTTTGTCCGGATCGTAATGGTGGCGTCCTGCGCAAGAATTATCTCATCTGTCCGGTGCACTTGCAAACACAGCCCTACAAGACGCTGCCCGACATTGAATCCGTCACGGAGGCGCTGCGTTTCATCGAGTCCCGCAAACGGCAACGTCAGCCTTATTTCCTCGCCTTGGGTTTTCACAAGCCGCACATTAATTTCCGCTTTCCTCGTCAGTTCCTCGGCCACTTTCCGCTGCAGCAGTTTTACAATTATACCACGGACACTGTGAAGCCACCAGAAATGCCGGATGTTGCCTGGAATCCGTATACCGATGTACGCTCTCGTGATGACTTCAAGCACACCAACATCTCTTTTCCCTATGGTCCCATTTCGCAGCTACAAGCGGCGCAAATACGTCAGGCCTACTACGCTTCGGTGGCCTATGTGGATGATCTCTTTGGCAAGTTGCTGGCGCGTCTGGATCTGGAACGCACTGTCGTTGTGGTGCTGGGTGATCATGGCTGGTCGCTGGGCGAGCACGCCGAGTGGGCCAAGTACAGCAACTTTGAGGTGGCTTTACGAGTGCCTCTGATCATTCGCAGTCCCGAGTTCCCGTTAACGCAACCAAGGCGAATGCACAGCATCACGGAGCTGATCGATGTATTTCCCACACTGGTGGACTTGGCTCACTTGCCGCCATTGcccagctgcaacagcagcagcgttgcCAGGGAGCAGCTCACCTGTGGCGAAGGCAAGAGCTTATATCCGCAGCTGCAGGGCTTGGGATTGG CCGAAGAGCATGTGGCCCTGAGTCAATATCCACGGCCAGGCATGCTGCCCACCAAGCATCCCAACAGCGATAAGCCAAAGCTGCGCAACATCAAAATCATGGGCTACAGTCTGCGCACTGATTTCTATCGCTACACGCTCTGGGTTCGTTTCCATGCGCACAACTTTAGTCGAG tGATACCTCTTCTTCGAGTTGACTAG
- the LOC132788946 gene encoding uncharacterized protein LOC132788946 isoform X2 — translation MDNDDFVRGDVTDQTDAAQGEAFTTELNCKCLRLFPYRFEVTEPVKFTSKGVRIAGILPDKDAKFVLNIYKREVIKVIAHFASSEQAQPLVTLYMLKRCAQYVKTQLQLPDDTGNEQLTFKGNGSLHERRLLFVFDSINFSARETIKSMFNFVDEISTSDAAEIFERIADSDRKELEKTKQMPPRQLRPDEQISLLMYPPKGTGGLCIRMEDYVCLTKESYLNDIIIDFYLLWLRNTLIPEALRERTHIFSTFFYKRLTTLTRPTDMKQTAAQKRHARVQKWTKLVDIFDKDFIIVPINEQSHWFLAIICFPCLKGPVTYDTNQPVEPQQLKRPRGKKVPMQIGNTTITPLAKRDSVTLPTMPSEICRIADDESERDEAEGDESDMASEDSENSNPPISKDGTAASATTPSPAPTPQASAGPARVTNDDVPAVKQPLILIFDSLAGASRSRVVATLRDYLTCEYKVKKPDAQAHIFNKDNMPGHCVKVPQQNNFTDCGLYLLQYVEQFFKEPIKDYRLPIKQLTNWFDYLTVTKKREDIAQLIQQLMDESNGNQRLILPVIEFPTLNGQLVEYPEETESAEFEEEEGHDDEEHASDAHDDSGNTEMEVDPTAEELQTAKAAAQSSTAATVTTSTTTTTVLPGTTTARRFVLKRRLQNGAVGSPSGANGADNNTGNQMVPQLISSPALSVGASNNTSNTVSSPSNLLTNRMAGVGSGSLKIRKIEP, via the exons GATGTAACAGATCAAACGGATGCAGCCCAGGGCGAAGCATTCACAACGGAATTAAATTGCAAGTGTCTGCGTCTGTTCCCATATCGCTTTGAAGTCACCGAGCCG GTAAAATTCACGTCGAAGGGCGTGCGCATAGCGGGCATTCTGCCCGATAAGGATGCAAAGTTTGTGCTGAATATTTACAAGCGCGAAGTCATCAAAGTGATTGCTCATTTTGCCAGCTCGGAGCAGGCTCAGCCGCTGGTCACACTCTATATGCTGAAGCGTTGCGCACAGTACGTGAAgacgcagctgcagctgcctgACGATACGGGCAACGAAC AATTAACCTTCAAGGGCAATGGAAGTCTGCATGAGCGTCGTTTACTATTTGTGTTTGATAGCATTAATTTCTCGGCACGCGAAACTATCAAGTCAATGTTCAACTTTGTGGATGAGATCTCCACAAGCGATGCGGCCGAAATCTTTGAACGCATCGCCGACTCGGATCGCAAGGAACTGGAGAAGACGAAACAAATGCCGCCAAGGCAACTGCGACCGGATGAACAAATCAGTCTGCTGATGTATCCTCCTAAGGGAACGGGTGGATTGTGCATACGCATGGAGGATTATGTGTGCCTCACCAAGGAATCATATTTGAATGACATAATCATTGATTTCTATTTGCTCTGGCTGCGAAATACGCTTATCCCGGAAGCGCTGCGCGAACGTACACACATTTTTAGCACCTTCTTTTACAAACGACTCACAACGCTGACGCGTCCCACGGACATGAAGCAGACAGCGGCCCAGAAGCGTCATGCGCGTGTGCAGAAGTGGACAAAACTGGTGGATATCTTCGACAAGGACTTTATCATTGTCCCTATCAATGAGCAATCGCATTGGTTCCTAGCCATTATCTGTTTCCCCTGCCTCAAGGGGCCCGTTACCTATGATACCAATCAGCCGGTAGAGCCTCAACAGCTGAAGCGACCGCGTGGCAAGAAAGTGCCAATGCAGATTGGCAACACAACTATTACACCACTAGCAAAACGCGACTCCGTCACGTTGCCAACGATGCCCAGCGAAATTTGTCGCATTGCCGACGATGAGAGCGAACGCGACGAAGCGGAAGGTGACGAAAGTGATATGGCATCTGAGGATAGCGAGAACTCCAATCCACCAATAAGCAAAGATGGCACGGCAGCATCGGCAACGACGCCTTCGCCAGCACCAACGCCACAGGCTTCGGCTGGACCCGCCCGCGTCACCAACGACGATGTGCCGGCTGTTAAGCAGccattgatattgatatttgaCTCTTTGGCGGGAGCCTCACGTAGTCGAGTGGTGGCAACGCTGCGAGATTATCTTACGTGCGAGTATAAGGTGAAGAAGCCGGATGCGCAGGCGCACATTTTCAACAAGGACAACATGCCGGGCCATTGTGTCAAGGTGCCACAGCAAAATAACTTTACCGACTGTGGCCTTTATCTGCTGCAGTATGTGGAGCAGTTCTTTAAGGAACCCATCAAGGATTATCGGCTGCCTATCAAGCAGCTTACCAATTGGTTCGATTATCTGACTGTGACCAAGAAGCGTGAGGATATTGCTCAGCTAATACAGCAACTAATGGACGAGAGCAATGGCAATCAGCGTCTGATATTGCCAGTGATTGAGTTCCCCACGCTTAATGGACAGCTTGTCGAGTACCCCGAGGAGACGGAAAGTGCCGAATTCGAGGAGGAAGAGGGACACGACGACGAAGAGCACGCTAGCGATGCG CATGATGATAGCGGTAATACTGAGATGGAAGTGGATCCTACGGCCGAAGAGTTGCAGACTGCAAAGGCTGCGGCACAGTCATCAACTGCAGCCACTGTCACCACGAGCACGACCACAACGACTGTGCTGCCTGGAACTACCACAGCACGTCGCTTTGTGCTAAAGCGTCGTTTGCAGAACGGAGCTGTCGGCAGTCCAAGCGGCGCCAATGGGGCCGACAACAACACTGGAAACCAGATGGTGCCTCAGTTGATTAGCTCTCCCGCCCTTAGTGTGGGCGCCAGTAATAACACAAGTAATACCGTCTCCTCACCGAGTAATCTACTAACGAATCGGATGGCTGGCGTTGGTAGCGGAAGTCTGAAAATACGCAAGATTGAACCATAG